A window of Eucalyptus grandis isolate ANBG69807.140 chromosome 4, ASM1654582v1, whole genome shotgun sequence genomic DNA:
ATTGCTGTGTCTGATGAAATAGCACTCAAGCCTGTCGATTCATTCGGGGATTTCATCGATATCGATGCTCAGTTTTATAGTGAATATGTTAGAACCAAGAGGAGTGAGCATGACACGCTCGTATCGCCCTCTAAATCTGTGGTGGGCCTCTGCTGGTTACTGATGGGAGCCAAATAATCATAAGCAGGACCAGCGGCGGTTTCTATGTGGAGAGCGAAAATGGGAGAAAGATGCGTCGAGAAGAAGGTGAATTGAATCAGGTAGAGACAGTTTCAAGACATTTGGAGCTTCCCGAGATTGGTACCCAAAAGTCGTCGAGAAGACAGAAGCCAAGTACTGGCAAGAGGAGTTCTACAGGTCAAGCTCTAGCGTAAGCGCATTTGCCAGTTCATTGCAATCACAAGGTCTATTCTTCTCCTCCATGTTCTAATTATCTACACAAAAATTATGAAGAATCTTAGGACTTTCTTTGTATATCCACTAATTCTTATATGACTATCGTGTTTATCGATGCGGTGTCCTCCTCAGGGTTCTCCAATCGAATGATGCTTTTCTCTCTCGGTTTAACAATTGGCGTGATGACCAGTGTAGTGGCAAATAAGAGGGAAGTGGACCTATTAGATGAGAGGTTGAGGCAAGCACAAAACCTAGTTCAGGATCTACACGAGGAGCTTGAAATGAAGGACCTGTTAACTGTGGAGGAGATCAACGCCGATGGTCCAAGAATCCCCGGAACCGGTGCTCACCCTTTTGTCAATGGGACAATGACCGCATCTTCCCCGGTCGATGAGATGGATAACTCCTCGAAGGGTCATAAGAGAGAGCCGAATGATGGTGCAGCAGAGAAGTCTGATGCAATGAGAGAAATCGAGGCAGAGCTTGAAGCTGAACTAGAGAGGTTGGAGCTGAACGTGAAGCTGACTAGCGTGAAGAACGCATCAGATTTCGTTGAGGTAAGTCTGAATCTACAGTTGAGCTGCACGACATTTTGGCCAAAGTCTCGACTACCCTTTATAGAGTACCTCGTTACCTATGTTAAGTTGTAATTGGCTGTCGAATTAGGAACCCGTAGTGAAACATATGCACATGAAAACAAACATGACCACGCTTGTATCGCCTTTAAATGCTTTAGCATTGGTGCAATAACAATTTGATCACGACTAGAGGAAATTTCAATCATTTAGACCCGGTGAGCACCAGTATCGATAGAATCTTAGTGAATTACATTTAGATGAGCATATGAAAAAATGGCTGGCTTGCATGTGTCCGCCACCTCGAATGGGATCCTAGTTTCTGCACGAACTTCACTTTCATCCGGTAACTTCGATCTGTGACATTTGATATAGATGAATTAAATTTGCTCGGGATAAATTTTTCATGCGAATCTGCGCTCGTTCAGGGAGATCTAAGACCAGGAGGAGTCGATTCCCAGCTAGAAAGTATATTAAAATCTGACCACAATGTCAGTGGGAGTTCAGACGGACGACCTTGCTCACCGAATTATGCTGTATCGCCTCAAGACCTGAGTTTGCGTCTTCATGAGTTAATCGAGTCGAGGCATGAGGAACGCATTGCTGAACTTGAGGCAGCCCTCGAAGCTAGCCAGAAGAAGTTGCAATTCCTACTATTCGAGAATGAAAACTGTCAAAGAGATTCAATTGGTGCTATTGCATCAACATCATCTGACCAGGAGAGCCCGGCCCTACCCAACGACACTTGCGAGGCTATTGCACCAACATCATCTGACCAGGAGAGCCCAACCCTACCCAACGACACTTGCGAGACAGACGGACCCTTGGTTGCAGAATTGTTGGGGAATCTCTGGATGCATATAAGGAGGCTCGAGGAGAGAGTACCAGGATAAGTCAATTAGATGGAGCAGATCAAACACATAGTAGATACAGCATTGAGCATAAAGAGATGGAATCGCATTCTCTTCAGGAAGACCAAATCAACCGGGAGATAATTTAAGCACAACTAAGGCCGACAAAGGGAGATATCCAGATAGTCTTCTTCATGAAAATGACAAAACGGTATGGAATGGACACCAAGGAGCTGGGGATCAAGTTAGATGAGTGCAGAGACATGTGGGAGATATCTATAAGGAAAGTTGAATGTCAACGGCATATGTGTGGATCAAAGGACCTATTTTATCGATAAATTGATATCACTCAACAACGGTTAACTTGTGATAGATTTCTACTTCCATGTAATATTGACAATCGATGAGGCATCCATGAGTTAGGACAGTCATCTTTTCGTTCTAGCCTGCTTCATCATTCAATAGTAAGGCCTTACCTCAGGATACACAGCTCAAGATAAGAATCAGAGTATATTCGCATTGCAATAAGCTTCGCTGGAAACTTTACAGGGGGAAAACTTTCTTATACCTAAAATAAAGCACAAAGGAGAAGTATAAGCCAGCACAAAATAAACCAGTTATGACGAGAACCCAGTGGAAAGCAGATGGATAGTCAAAAATCGTAGCTGCAAAATTCATCCCAAAGATTCCCGTCACAACAGCAAAAATCGTAGCAACAAATGTGGCTGCTGTTAGCAGCAACTCAAATTGTATTAAATGGTTCTGAATGTTTCctgaaatgaaagagaaaaactcATGAAGCATTAGTTGTCAACCAAATGAGATGAAGATAATAAATGCAGACAATAGTACATATTCAATTCTGCTCACCAGTTTGATATTGATCATATCTTCAGTGTCATCGATATACTCCTTAAGCTGCATTGCCAAATAAAAGAGCAAACAGTCTCAGCAACACCAGTCAAGAAAGTAACATGTTCGTTGTTGATTATCTCTAGGAAGCATGTTGAGTCAAGAAAGTACAGTTATTGATGAATAAAATCGAAGACTTTTAGGCCTACGAGCAGTCAAATTTCAAGTAGATTTCTGCAAATCAATCACGTGGTATTCATTCTTTGGCAAATTTAATAACGATGCCCAGAAAATCATAGAAATGATGAAATATGATCGTAAAGCACACGGAACTAGGAGAGGAGGCTAAGTTGTTTGAAGATGTATTCATTTGAATACATACCGATAACAGTTTGCTGAGAGTGTTGTCAATGACGATAAAGTATGCTTCAAGCAACATCTCCAGCTGATCAATGTTTTCACCAATACTAGAAGAACTCAGAAAGCTTCCATGCTTGCTTGGACTTATGATGCTGCTAAAAGCCCTTTGTAATTTGTGTCTCCCACTGAGCGATGCTACAGGTGAAACAGGTGCTGATTTGGAACCTGACCTAGCCACACCTGAATCATCAGTTTGGATGTACTGATCGCTTACAGAATATGCCCAGATCTTTGTTTTTTCTCGGTGAGGTACATCTCGGCCATGTCGCCATCATCATCCATGAGATGTTCAATCTCATCTCGGACCTGAATTTGCAAGAATCTTTGTGAAGAGGAGTAACACAACACTAATCATCTGAAGGTGATCAGAATTATCAAATTACCTTCTGAACTCGCTGTGTCAAAGCAAGTAGATGACCCTTGAATCTACGGACCTGCTCTAGGTTAAGAGTACTTACAGATGATATCAACTCCTCCAAAACTGGATAAATTTCCATCTCCAAGTCCTTCACCTGTCAAATATAAAAGCTTCTCATATCATATGTTACAAATGATGGGAtgatttcaaataaagaaaggcAGCTGCATCAGTCTATCAAAGTCACTTTAGTTTGAGTGTCCCTTGGTCATGTTAGATTAACAATATCAGGGTCAGAGAATTTGACAATAATCTCCATGATCACTGTTCTTCTTGGGTCCAATTTTTTCTGGGGTTATAACTCTTCCATTATAAACAATTGTCTAGGAAAGGTCCACATATAAATACTTCTAACCACACAATTAACAGGCTTGACACATTAAAGGGAAAGAAGAGACTCTCTGATTCATCTTATATCATCAATCACTGCAGAAGTTACTGCATACCTGAGCATCAAGCGACATGCATGTGAGTTCCAAAGCTAGCTCCAGTGCCCTAAATTCGAAAGGTAGGTCATCTGAATTAAGTAGGCAAATGTAAGCAATTTCAAGTGGCATTATCTTTCATAGAGAAAATATTGATCAATCTAAGCAATAATTTTCTTGGGGAAATTTATTGCATGACTAGTGTATAGTCCAAATAAAAACAGGGCAGCATGTTGAAAACACTTCTTCCTCAGGAAGGCTTGGACTTCTAAAAGCCACTACAAGGACCATATGATCCTCATTTAGTGTCACGATTTCCATTAGTCAGCTTGGGAAATTATGAAGTACAAGCTGAGATGCATTTTGATCCAGGAGATACTTTACCAGCTTGATCTTTGTTTGTCTGCAGAATCCTGCACAATTCTGACTCATACCGAAGAACACATCCATCCAAGGAATTCATCAGGAAAACCTCCTCCGCTGTGATTATACACCTTATCTGCTCAAGACTGACCACAATGGCTTTCTCTCCCTAAAATTGAAGAAGGATAAATGAACAAAGGATCTAAAAGCCGTAGATCTCTCGCCGGCAGAGAGCAATGTCTCATTATGGTAGCTTTGTCTAGCTCCAAAACTTTAGAGTTTCCTTCCTGATCAATCTTTATCCAAGAGCGACTTCCATGACCTCTCTTCTTCACATTAGATATATTAGAAGCACGACTTCCATACCCATCCGCACTAAACCGTGCACCATATCGAGAAGAAGCAGACTCAGCAATAATGGGTGAGAAGATTGGCCCTTGCCCACCTTCCATGGGACGATAATCGTTCTCCCTGGAGAGTTAACTATGAAATTATGCGAATGGAATCTACCAGCACGCCACGGGACTACTGCTACCTCAGTGATTCTGTGAATACAGCAAGCTCTCATTCCCAGCCAGTTAAGGAAGGAACTCACATAACCAtcaatcttcttcctccagccgccACATTCTCTTAATGCCCACCTGAATATAGAGTAAACAACAACAACAGTAAGAACTTCCGAGCGATGATCAGCTGACTGAGCGAATCCGGAATTCTCCACTCTCTTGATCCGACAATGCCCACAATGAGCCAAAGTAAAGCTAgagtttttcatttcaaaaagcGGCCACAAGAAAAGGGAAACCTCCAAACTCACAAAAGTCACGGCCAAATATATTCTTTCACAATCCCGTTGAGCCTCAATTTACTTCCATGTGGTCGAGGCGATTTTCCTAGGATTCGAGAAGGGAAAAAACttcacacaaaaataaaaaagaaaacgttTCAGAAGCTTAACTCACAGAACATGGAACTGAATCAAACGACGCCAAGAAGAACCCAAGCTGCGAACGCCGCGAAACCCTAGAAGCTCTAATGCCCGCCCAAATCAAACCGACGACAAGCTACGTCAAAATAGAAGAATCGACGCTTCAACCGGGAGTGTCTCTACAATCGCAACGGACGGCAACAGAGCCCCGGCAATGATTGGTTCCGCCGAATTCGCGACACAGAACATGGAAGATCAATGGATTGCGAATGGGATGCAACCGAGACCGGCCACAGGACGCCATTAGCGGAGGCGGAGGATAGAAGAGGCAAACGAAGACGCAGCAGAGCAGCggcgagagcgagagcgagatcAAGATTGGGCAGAGGAACTGTACCTCTTGGTTTTGTGAAGATCGCCAAACCAATCGTGTccgacagagaaagagagagagggcgggCGGGTTCGATGTCGCGGAAGCAAAGAGAGAATCACCGCACCGAGGAGCAAGCGCGGAGGTGGTCCAGCCAAAGACCGGTCGTGGATAGAGACACCGCGCACCCACGTCTTATTTTTTGGAGCTTTGTGCTCTACGATTCAGTCCTTACGATGGTACGTTTTCCGTCATTCTTTAATTTGGCTTCGGAGCCTGTACCATTCCTTTCGTAACGTAAGCGGGGTGTTTGCGTTAttgtataatattttttgaCAGCATGTCCTAAATTACTATTAATATGACTTAtcaacttaaattttttatttaaactttCTAACATATATCGCATGATAATTGAGactaaagtgaaaaaaaaacgATTATAGAACAGTGGAGTAGTTGCCTGGCCAAGACGGGAGAAGTATCTTCAATTGGCTATGACAATGGTGGTGCCACGCCTCGACTAATGAAGACCGGCATGTCTATCCGATTTTTCATCTATTTCTCATTCTTGTTTATTTGTTCGTTCTAGTGTTTTAGTGATCGTCtaattctttttaagaaaaaggttgagattAATATCTGATTTTAAGATATAAGTGCTACCATAGTCTCTAATTTCAGAAACCTTTCTAAAGATGAGAGAAttcgtgaaaaatatttaaaatcttCAACTACTCGTAATGAGATTTATTAACATTTACGACTTTGTTTCACTCCAAAATTTCTCATCTGTCAAGCTGCAAGTTTCGTCGATAAGCGAAGGTGGTCGAGAAAGATTGCAGGCGAGTAATGATCATCTCCCTTTTTTGTTGAGATGGCAGCTGGCCTAACTATTTCTTTAGGAGATTTGGAGCAAAGCTTGCTCAGGTTCAAAGACGGATTCTTACTTCGGCGAAAAAGGGACCGTGCGGCGATGCCGGGAGGGCGTAGAACAGCCTCTTCTCAGTGAAGTATATGACTTCCTCGTACGAAGCGCAACGGCCAGGCAGGAGATCGGGGAGAGCCCAGGGCAAGTGAACTCCGTCTTCATGGCCAAGGAGGCGGGCTTGAGCTGTGGGAGAGGCTGGAGCAGACGTACTGGAGGGTCGTGACAGCCAGGAGGGGGACGATGGGACCGTGGGGAAGAGAAATGAGGGCGCGGAAGAGGTAGGAAAACCGGGTTTTCGGTTGACAAGGAAGAGCCAGCCGTGGGCAAAGCCACCCCAGCCGGGGCTCCTGGACAGCACGACGTCCTGGTTCCACTGGCTGAACCGGTCGGTGGCGGCACCCCGCCGCCGCATTGTCCATCAGGTGGCTAAACAGGTAGCGGCTGATGCTTTAACCAAAATCCTCAGTTGCCGAGCCGCACTGGTTTTGTAGCCAGTTACGGAATGTGGGCATAAGCAGCCACGGAGGCGGGAAGGAGGGGCCAGCCGGAGGCGGCAGACGCCGGACGACACCTCGATGCCTCACTCTGCGCATGGGCGAAGGATTGCGATATGAAACCTCCCCACCATTTTTGCTTCCAGGTTCATATTGTGCCGCTTCAAAGGCACATTTGCTTAAGCAGCGAGGGAAACGGCCTTTTGCCTGCTTAGTATGAATCTTCTTGCTCAGTTCTATTTAGACCTAATTTTCTctatgatttcttttcttgttctaaCCACTTTTGCTATTCATTTCTCGTAGACGTTGGAGTCAAATAGCTCTTGTTAGTTTAgttgatttcaattttcttttcccaaaccACACTCTTCAACGTTCGGTTTGATTTGGACCGCAAACCAAACTGTGATCATCTCGCATCAGATTAAACTGTCCAAAATCACCCCAGCGGATAGCATCAACTCTAAAACTCAAAGTCTTAGAAGAGCTCAAGATCCATAAAAAATCAATGATGATTCTAGGTAAATGATGTGGTCAATTCCATTGAATAACTTATTAATCCCATCAAATAACTTTTGTACGGAATTATCATCTTCAAGCCGGCTAAAAGGATATACATTTAGGGACTCAGAATAGCAAGACGCTGTAACGATTCTGTTTCTAAATGTATTCTGTGAGcaataaattattcttttttattttgttttaagaatcGATTCTAAAGATTTTAAGCTCGTTTAATcatccaaaatttataatttgaaacAATTACGTTTAGATGGTTTATTACTCtgctccaaatcaatttcttttaatttttaaataaattttttacttttttttacttttcttttctttcttttttccctttttctcatcttcttcNNNNNNNNNNNNNNNNNNNNNNNNNNNNNNNNNNNNNNNNNNNNNNNNNNNNNNNNNNNNNNNNNNNNNNNNNNNNNNNNNNNNNNNNNNNNNNNNNNNNAAGAGGGACTCAACTTTCAAAAGAACCGCGAGAACACTTTGGCATAGCGACTCAGCTATCGAAATATCTTGCTTATTTTGGCTTTTCACCCCTAGGTTGCTCCTGATCACCCTTACAGGACCCAATCCATATTTCGTTCTGCTGTCAGCGAAGCCAGGGGTTTATTCAAGGAATCGTCGGTTTCAATGGACAAGAGGATTGAAATGCTAAAGGGCATTGATGTTGAACAATGCCAGGAAAACATTGTTCTTCAAGGAGCAAAGCTAGGAAGGCAATTTGCTAGTGTTGTGGCAAATGAGGAGCAAATTTGGAAGGTCTTGGCTGACTTCTGGGAGGAAATGATGTACATGGCTCCATCGAATGCTGCAGCGGCTCATGCTGACTACCTCCCCACTGGGGGCGAGTTTGTGACTCATGTTTGGGTTTTTGTCTCTCATGCGGACATGAAGAGAGAGCCACACGATGGTGAGTGACGTGATGATTCTGAGAGGAACTGAACTTGGCCTTATGTTATGATGTTATGCCTAATAAGCTCTTTAAAATGTCCATACGGTTGGGAATATATGTAGAAGTTTCTTTATCTTGCATCGATCCCTGGTCAGGCTCTAGAAAACTCTCTCTTGTATGATGTATGGTGTCTTCTTTTATGTGTGTGTAGTTTGTTACTTGATCCAGaataatttataaaagattCAAGTTGGTTGTGCATTTCTGAGATTGTTTTGTGTTGAACATGGACGATATGCAATGGCTTTCTATTTCTGTTCACACTTTGCATGTTAGAGGATATTTATGGAAGGAGTACACATTTCCCAGAGCTACTGACAAAGTAGATGACCATATCGGGTATGTCATGAAGTAAAATGGAGCGCTTTGAACGAGACCAAAAGTGTAGGTGACAGCAGGGGCAAAAATGGCGGAAGCCGCGAACGCCATGAGCCCAAAAGCTCCATCATTGCAACATCACTTCATCGCACTAAGGACACAGAAAGATGTATACACAAGACTAAGAAGGTCAATAAAGCCTTAATCTGCGGAATTGTATCGATACCATCGAGCTTATTCCGATAAAATTGCGTGAATCGTGCATTTTCTTACTTCGAATCTCACGCTTGGTGTTCTTCTTCTGTCAAGCTTGTTCAAAGCAAGGACTCTGGAGGATTCTTATTGGATATAGACTCGGACGAGTCATTTCCGTgttcttttttatattcttttgtccCGTTCCTTAGTTTCCCCGACAATCTgacatattttttgttttcgtcAAAAGGCAACATGTATAGTCAAAGATTATAGCTACTTTTTCGAAATGTAATTcgaagagatttttttttttgttttggatttttttaaatatatatattgggtgAATGGCAAAGCGTAGTGCTATAAGGATAATTACCGGGAGCCAAAGCTAAGGCACATGAATCCTCCAGTGGCAAAGTCCTACGTACCTCCAATCTCATCCCATCTTTGATACTAATATTAATGATGATAACTTGATAAGTGCAGATCGTACAGTAGTTTTTACAGATATCAATGATTCCTGTATATCAACAAGGACAAGAAACTAGGTTGTGACAGTTAAGGTGAACAAGCAATAACAACATGAGGGTATCTCATGACAACTTGAAGGTACCTATGCCAAGCTAGTGTTCTTGGATGTTTTTAGTTGCTGATAGAAGTGAAAGGATCATTGATTTTATCATCATATATCATTTTGTTGGTATTGTCACTGGAGATTGTCAACCAACTCGCTCACATTCTACACTTGACGATAATGAGTTTTGAATCATGCTATTGAGGGGTCAATACTAATGATGGTGGTACGCTTCGAAATTATATATTCCTTAATGGAATGTATATTTAATGATCGTGCATATTTTGGTAATagatattcaaaaaaataaaatttttagacttgtgtatatatatagacacacacaccgACAgacattttgaatttcaatggaAAAGCACCCACAATGGCTGCACACAAGCAGAGGGTACAGGTTTGTGGTGTGGATGCAAACGTGGAAAGGTAACGGGAGAAGTATACTACAATGGTCATGTCAACAAGGTAGAAATTGACTTGGATAAGATTTTGCTCTCACGAGCTTGTCACATTGGCATACCATCATCGATCCTTAACAAGACCCAAACTGATTTTCAATTtgtatggcattttttttattttgattaggATGGGGAAGCTAGGGACAAATCCTTGTATATGAAGATTCGATTCATTGTGAGTTGAATGAATCTCAATCACTATCCgtcccatttatttatttgggtcTAACCTGAAACATATATCTTTCGATAGATATAATCACGTGTTCACATTTCCTCTTCAATCATTCATCTTTGATGTCAAATCAATGGTTCGTGTTTCCTCTTCGAGTATTGATCCGGGATGTcaaaatgtcattttagttctcactcatttttttatttaacaatataaaaaaagaaggtgTCAAAATTTTTAACTCCATTTGTTTAAGTGTTGAAAAGGCTAAACATCAACAAAATGTGGCCCCAACAattattttccacaaataaAGGCATTTCAAATAGAGTCTATATATACATGAAAATTATCCtcaaactttttgccaaaaTATGCAAGGTTATATTATTTCTTGTGCACCTATTGGAGGGTACTATTGAAACATGCATGGAATTAGAGATGCAGAATAATAGATTCACAAGAATGGATTAGAAATCTgttaaagtaataatcaaaaATAGCTTGCCAAGTAAAGGTGACACGTGAACCTCTCTTATGACTCAATTTTACGCAATCTTTGCATTAGTGCGCTTGCAGATGTGATTCAACAATCAAACATGTTGTTgaatccttttttctttctgttaaaaaaaaatatatatatatccttttttcttttttatactcATCCAACGTTTAACACAATTGATATTAGTGAAATCAATTTTAGTAATAATTGACTGCTCATTTCAATAATGAGAGACACGCATGTTTTATTATTGGCTCTATTTGAAGGTATGTTACTCATTTGGTCTACTTATATATTTTGGGGCCACTTAAAGGATCAACGATCAAAGGGGAAATATGAACGGATGCCCTGACATCCAAGATCAATAATTAAGGAGGAAACACAAGCTTCTATGATTATAGCTATTGGGTATAGGACTCAAATGAATAAGAGAGATGGACAATGATTGAGATTTATTTTCATTCAAGTCAAGATAAATCAAATTATTATAAACTCCTTTTCACATGATTAAGACGCATGTTCATTGTGGCCAGTCGTGCCTAATAAAATAACATTAGAATTCACAAAATATCTTAACTGAAATtaattcttgttcttctttctttccttggagCAGCTAAATGGAGGATCCGA
This region includes:
- the LOC120292718 gene encoding LOW QUALITY PROTEIN: magnesium transporter MRS2-5-like (The sequence of the model RefSeq protein was modified relative to this genomic sequence to represent the inferred CDS: inserted 3 bases in 2 codons), which codes for MEGGQGPIFSPIIAESASSRYGARFSADGYGSRASNISNVKKRGHGSRSWIKIDQEGNSKVLELDKATIMRHCSLPARDLRLLDPLFIYPSSILGXEKAIVVSLEQIRCIITAEEVFLMNSLDGCVLRYESELCRILQTNKDQADDLPFEFRALELALELTCMSLDAQVKDLEMEIYPVLEELISSVSTLNLEQVRRFKGHLLALTQRVQKVRDEIEHLMDDDGDMAEMYLTEKKQRSXAYSVSDQYIQTDDSGVARSGSKSAPVSPVASLSGRHKLQRAFSSIISPSKHGSFLSSSSIGENIDQLEMLLEAYFIVIDNTLSKLLSLKEYIDDTEDMINIKLFFSFISGNIQNHLIQFELLLTAATFVATIFAVVTGIFGMNFAATIFDYPSAFHWVLVITGLFCAGLYFSFVLYFRYKKVFPL
- the LOC120293015 gene encoding uncharacterized protein LOC120293015 translates to MMLFSLGLTIGVMTSVVANKREVDLLDERLRQAQNLVQDLHEELEMKDLLTVEEINADGPRIPGTGAHPFVNGTMTASSPVDEMDNSSKGHKREPNDGAAEKSDAMREIEAELEAELERLELNVKLTSVKNASDFVEGDLRPGGVDSQLESILKSDHNVSGSSDGRPCSPNYAVSPQDLSLRLHELIESRHEERIAELEAALEASQKKLQFLLFENENCQRDSIGAIASTSSDQESPALPNDTCEAIAPTSSDQESPTLPNDTCETDGPLVAELLGNLWMHIRRLEERVPG